One window of the Lycium ferocissimum isolate CSIRO_LF1 unplaced genomic scaffold, AGI_CSIRO_Lferr_CH_V1 ctg56___fragment_1, whole genome shotgun sequence genome contains the following:
- the LOC132044971 gene encoding uncharacterized protein LOC132044971, with protein sequence MSKKLVTNEEHETLLDLRKKRSCLSNKDRRDLNYSSVFSSLSPALHFSSKREIQDFRRAAESLEKLMDVTREELPDTMAAVRLSSMEITMELSDTGQGYTRF encoded by the exons ATGAGCAAGAAATTAGTGACTAATGAAGAACATGAAACCCTCTTAGACCTTAGAAAGAAAAGA TCGTGTCTATCAAACAAGGATCGGAGGGATCTCAACTACTCTTCTGTCTTCTCATCTCTATCTCCAgctctccatttttcttccaaGAGAGAGATTCAG GATTTTAGACGAGCTGCAGAGTCATTAGAGAAGCTAATGGATGTTACAAGAGAGGAGCTTCCTGATACTATGGCTGCAGTTCGACTCTCTAGTATGGAGATAACTATGGAGCTCAGTGACACTGG CCAAGGATACACAAGGTTTTAG